AGATGAAACCAGCAATGAAATCTGAGAGAGAAGCTTACCATGTTGAAGTCGTCCGATTTGCGGCTGCGTACGAGGCAAAGGTGAGTAGAAGAAGATGCGGACCTTTTTaacttcaaaacaaagaagCCCTAAGTCAAAGTCTAACTGGGCTGTTATATGTTAGTATATTTTTCAAggcttaaaatattatttacattcGGCCCAAGGCCTGCTCTATAGtcttcagaaaaatataaaccattcacaaatttttattattgtttcgAGAATGTAgtgaaaatagtaattttagaaataacaaatgcaaaattaatttattattttaatcaattttatttacCAAATTTTACGTTCAtaatattcaaaaattatattgattTGCATAATTGATactaaattatatttatcatGACTTTAAATGTATTACtagctaaacaaaaaaaatattaatcaaattacTATATCAAGTTATCAACGTCTTCCACATTTcggaaatagtttagaaaaggATAAATGTTCTTTctagaaagtttttattttggacAAAACAGCAGTTTCAATTGCGTTTGTCTTTTACTTGCCCCAATGCAATTAAAAAGGAGTATTTGCATTGTATACACAAACTCTTAAAAAAACTAAGTAAATGGGAAACACTATGAGATATTAATATTTATCAACCTATAAGCTATGAGGAGTCGAAGCGATTCGTATACCTCTCGTCTTTCAGACTTGGACGCCTTAAAAAGGTGTAGTTGCAGTCTTTGGTGAGTTCATATCATCCGTGTCTCTCAGGGATAATCACCATTTTTATTGTTCCACTCTTTCATTTCCTTGTCTATGTTCGATATGTCACCTGTCAAGTCTATGCTTAACAAGGAAAGATAACTGTTAGCATGCGTAATGCTATGTAAGTTGGTTTTGCTTGATTGTCCTGGTAACAGATTTGATTGTTTAGGAGTCAACTTCAAGAACGATGGGGAACGAGGCAAATAAGAAGTTCACTTGGGTGATTAAGAACTTCTCTTCGTATAATTGTCAGACTGTTTATTCTGATATATTCGTTGTTGGTCGCTGCAAATGGTAAGAATAAGAACTTGTCTGCAGGGTATGTATTCATGTTCAGTAGCTGCAAGCAAATGACACATCTTTTGCATGGTTTTGTGTTTGTAGGCGTCTTCTCGCCTTTCCCAAAGGATATAACATCTATGATGATTATTTTTCTCTGTATTTGGTTGTTCCTAATCATGAATCTTTGCCTTCTGGATGGAGACGACACGCTAAATTCTCATTTACTATTGTCAATCAAATTCCTGGGAAAGTCTCCCAACAGCTAGGtgatatatatatctatcaaTAGATCCTTGTCAAGTTCTGAACGTTGTATGCTTTATTTGATAATGTAAATTATGATGAGATCTAATGTATTATTGATTTTTCAGAATCTCAAAACTGGTTTGATCAAAAGGACCACGCCAGGGGATTTCATTCCATGATTCGCCTaaatagtgagtttttagtGAACAATGAACTCAAAATTATTGCAGAGGTCGATGTTCTTGAAGTTGTGGAAACTACGGACATCGTGGAAACTACGGGCATCGTGGATGTCAATGGGTTTCAAGTCCTTGTTTCACAAGTAAATTAAAACACAAGAATAGAACAAATCTTTGATGTCTCTCACTTGAGTTTTACTTCATAacgtcttttctttttcttgcagGTAGAATCTGTGAACAGCTTGTTTAAAATCATCCAAACATTGCATCAAATGTCCGTGCAAAGAATCCTCATCTGAGAATAACATACTTGAATTTCCTACTAAGCCTGACTGAGATTCTATGCAAATCTCATGAGGAACTCTCCAACAGTGATCTGGCTGACGCATATTCTTCACTGACATATTTGACAAAAGCGGGGTTTAAGTTGGACTGGTTGGAGAAGGCACTGAAAGAAGCTGGTGAGACTAGGATTCAAGACATTGAGGAAGAGTTGAATGACTTGACTCAAAAGTGTGCGGACATGGATGCTCTGCTGAAGTTCTTGAAATGACGTCTAGTTTTGGGAAGAATAAGAGTCTTGTTTTGTTATCAAGGTCCTGGAATGTTTTAGTTTAATCGAAGTCACTGAGTTGAGtccaaactttaaaaaaaatcacgtCGGATTAGCGTCACAAACATGTCAAAGTCTTATTATTTGATAACTGCTCATTGCTATGTTGGTGATCAAATTAAATTAACAGTTCTCTCACATCAGTAAAAGATAAAAAGGCTAAAAAAGCTAATGACTTTATTCAACAAATATGTACTTCATGTGTTTGTTAATTTGGTGTTTGCAAGCAAgttgttttctttgatgagcAAGTTACCATATGACACCAAATCCTCTTCCTTTCAAGATGTTTGTATTGCCTTTCTTCTTACGCGTTCCAACATAATCAAACTATTAACCAGTCAACTGtagattattttgtttatgcACACCGGAAAAAAACCTAGACCATATAATGAAGAGTATTAGTATACTAAGTAAGGATTGACATGATAGTAAAAACAAGACTTAAAACCATTTATTATCAAGATTTCAACTGATGTCAAACCAAATTAGaaaaactaagaagaagaacattcaacttaaaaaaaaaaaactcagattcTGAAGATTTTATCAAGAAGAAATCAGTCACGGTTTAAAACTTTTCATAGTTTTCAGTCATCAGTGGGATGCAACAAATAAGGTTTTCTTTCATTCGAATAAGTAACCGAACGGGACTAGGACAACAACATAACATCACAGATGATAGCATGTAAAAATAATAAGCTGAATCCctcaaaaaaattgattatgtATCAAAGATATAAAAATCAGTCActacttttaacatttttctaTTATTAATCCGTCTTTGGGATTCAACTAAAGTCCATATAAATGCAAAATCTATACTTTATCAAAACAACTCCCAAATTAAAAATTGCTACAAGAACAAAACAGAGTAATACAAGAAGAAAGCAGAGAAACGAACGTGCAAGAATATATTTGCGTATAAAGTCTCTTAACAAAGAGACTATTCTCATCTCTTGATTCTCTTGCCTCCTTTTTCTACTTTCTCTTTCGTCATTTTCGCTTTGATTCTTCTATTATctactactccctccgtttttcaatataagtcgttttatagatacttttttgtttcaaattatatgttgttttcagttttctatgtaacatttattaataattaatgatgtctgaccaatgataatatattttttatttttctattatttgaattgtggttaggtaaataattaatgatgtttttgtttcgaaaatataaaaaaattaataattttcttaatttatgtgCATACTGTAaaatgacttatattaaaaaacggaaggagtatattTTAACAGTTTACTATAAAAGTTTACGTTCAACTTACACCAtactaaaacattttataaaatcctAGCCTGATAACCCTATATGAATcatattaaaaaagttatttaaattttttattaatgtggAGTACAATTTAATAATGAATCACATGTATTGGAATTCCAAATTTCTGGTATAAAACATTAATGaacatttaatttaatttacaaaaaaacatttaattggACTTCCTAATTTCAAAAACAGTTTTGGGAAGATAAATTTCTTTTGTATCGCTATCAAAAAAAGTTTCCCTTGTACTAGTATTTATCAACCTATAAGGAGAGGAGACGAAGCAATCCGTATCCTCTTGTCTTCAGCATTTGACGCCTTTAAATGCCATGGCTGAAGTGTTTGGTGATTTCATTTTTTGTGTCTCTTAGGGGTAAATACTTTGTCATTCTGACCGTTCTACTCTTTTAATTCCTTAACACTGTATGATTTGTCAAAAATGGTTACTCGTACGGAAAGAAAACTGTTATCAATTTATCATGcgtaatctttgtgtttgttttttttgtttgattgtcCTAGTAACAGATTTGAGTGTTTAGGAGTCATCATCAAGAACAATGGGGAATGAAACTGATAAGAAGTTCACTTGGGTTATTAAGAATTTCTCCTCTTTGGGATCCAAGTGTGTTGCTCTCGTACATTCGTGCTCGGTCAATGCCAATGGTAAGAACAAGAACTTGTCTGCATGTGATACAATCGTGTTCCGTAGCCACAAATGACACAACTTTTGCATGGTACTTGGTCGCAGGAGTCTTGGCGCCTTTACGAGAGGAGTTGACAACGCTAGTTGTTTTTTATCTCTGTATTTGGTTGTTCATAATCTTCAATCTTTCTCTTCTGGATGGAGACGACACGCTAAATTCTCCTTTACTGTTGTAAATCAAATTCCTGGAGAAGTCTCTCAACTGCGAGGTGATATATGTATTTCGATCTATCTATTTGAAAATGTAAATGATGATGATATCCAATCTGTTTTCTGAATTTTCAGAAATTCAATACTGGTTTGATCAGAAGTACATCATCCGGGGTTTTCAATCGATGATTCCTCTTTCCGACCTTAATGCTAGAGATAGCGGTTTCTTGTGAACGATGAACTCAAGATTGTTGCAGAGATTGATGTTCTTGAAGTTGTAGGTGAACTAGATGTACCAGTGGTAACTACAGATATCGTGGATATCAATGGGTTTCAAGTCCTTTCTTCacaagtaaaaaataaaaaaaaggccTTGGTGTCTCTCACTTGCGTTTTACTCatagcgtttttttttttgcaggtagAATCTGCAAACAGTTTATTTGAAAAGCATCCAAACATTGCATCAAATGTCCGTGCAAAGAATCCACATCTGAGAACAACATACTTGAATGTCATACTAGGCCTGACTAAGATTCTATGCAAGTCATCTGAGGAACTCTCCAACAGTGATCTGGATGAAGCATATTCTGCACTGAGATTTGTGATAACTGCAGGATTTAAGTTGGACTGGTTGGAGAAGGCTCTGAAAGAAGCTTGTGAGATTCGGATTCAAGAAATTGATGAAAAGTTGAATGACTTGACTGAAAAGCGAGCAGACATGGATGCTCTGCTGAACAGCCtaaaatgatgttttttttgaaaaaaggtttAGCCTAAAATGatgtttagagtttaaaatcTATTTGGTGTTCTGGTCTGTTTGGTTTCTGTTTtcgttttctaaaatttaatgttCTTGAACTAGGGGGTGAAGAGAGTTGTTTTGTTATCAATATGCTAAATGTTTCTTTTCTATTAACTTTTGTTTCTTGACGGAATGGGAAATCAGGAATGCAAACATGCTAAAGGCCTAATTTCTGgtttaatatatgttattaCATTGTGTTTTTTGCTAAGTTAATGATGGACTTAACTTTAGCAATTCGCTCACAACAGTGAAAAGTTAAGGTTAATGACTTCGATTTGTAGCTTAAtgctttggtttttgttttacaaaCAAGGGAGTAACCTGACCGTCCAGGGATAATGGGTTTTCTATTCACTCGGTCCATGGACGCAGGAGAGGCGAATAGGCCCATAATCCACATGTCCCTAGAACGAAACCATTATCCTCCTCAGCCATTCATGTTTCCTAAATAACAGCCATCTTCAAGCATCCCATCTAGCGTACCACATGAAGTTTTTTAGATAGAGGCTGTTGTTCGGGAAACATGTATGGCCGAAGAGCAAAAACTCTTCAAAACAGTTCAGCCTAAGTCTGGAAAGATTTCAGAGTCACATAAGAAGCTATGGGATCAGTAAGGTGTTCAGTGCTATAGTTGTGGACAGCTCAGAACATTTGACACCAAATCCTCTATTGCGTATAAAACCTTTGTCTGACTTTTGACTTCAAGTTCCAGCTTAATAGCTATGAAAATAGTGCAGACTATTTCTTATTGTTAAAGCGTAACTGAGGAAAAACCTAGAGCATGTCATGGATGAATCCTTATACTAAGTACGGACTGGCATGAAAATGACGAAAAACAACAATTTAATCAACATTTAGACATTCCACTGATGTCAAACCAAATTTGAAAAACGAAGAACATgaaataattttactaaattctGAAGATTTCATCAAGAAATCAATCCACTTTGAAGAAACCAAACGGGGCAACCAGATCACAGAGGATTACATGTAAAAACCgataaaataattgataaatcCCTCAGAATTTTATTATTCGTCAAATATATAATCAGTCActacttttaacattttttttattattcatcaTCATTGGGATTTAACAAAAGGCCACCATGAAAATTCTATACTtagatcaaacaaacaaaatctcACTGAATTAATATGAATCAGAACAGATTAACAAGTAACACATGAacgttttagcaaaaaaagaaagaaaagtaaTACAAGTTCAAAACAGAGAAGCAGTTAAAAGTCTCTCAGAGCTGCGATGTCAACAAAAAGAAACCTAAGGAATGAATCGAATGATAAGCATCCAAAAGACATGGTTTCAATTTGATGATAGAACAAACCCGATTTATGAGATGGCTTGGAAAACAATGGTTTTGATATCGATTTGATACTATCAAATAGAATAACAGAAtgagaataaaatatatgaataatttcaGCTTCTTTGATTTTAAAGAGAAAGACATTTACAAACAAAGTGATGAGCTGCGCTTAagtaggggtgtcaaaatgggtcaTGACCCATGGGTTGATCCAACTTAATTTGACCCATTAACCCAAATGAACTGTTTATTTTTGATCCAATGGGTTAATGGGTTAAAAGGTTAATGGGTTAACAGGTTAATGGGTTAACAAGTTAATGGGTTAACAAGTTAATGAGTTTATTGGGTTGGGTCGATTCTGacccattttgttttcaattaaaaaaaaccatgaGTAAACTCAATTCTAAGGTTTGATAAAATTGGAAAATCATGAGTTTCTCTAAAGTCCAATCATTTATTCGGTGGTAAAAtacatttcccgccaaaactgcaaaatacgtttttccgccaaaacgtgttttcccgccaaaactacaaaacaagtttttccgccaaaactgcaaaacttgtttttccgcaaaaacgcaatttcccgccaaaactgaaaaaccaattttcccgcaaaaacgcattttcccgccaaaaccgcaaaaacccattttccgccaaaaccacaaaaaacgcattttccgccaaaaccgcaaaaacccattttcccgccaaaactgcaaaaacgcatttccggccaaaaccgtaaaaacccattttcccgccaaaaccgcaaaaacgcattttcccgccaaatccgcaaaaaacatgttttcccgccaaaaccgccaaaaccgcaaaaacgcattttcccgccaaatccgcaaaaaacatgttttcccgccaaaaccacaaaaatgcattttcctgccaaaaccgcaaaaacgcatttttccgccaaaaccgcaaaaaacatgttttcccgccaaaaccgcaaaaacgcatttccGGTCAAATCCgcaaaaaacatgtttttccgccaaaaccgcaaaaacccattttcccgtcaaaaccacaaaaatgcatttttccgccaaaaccgcaaaaacgtgttttcccgccaaaaccgcaaaaacacattttcccgccaaaactgggaAAACTCACTTTCCCgcaaaaatgatattttccGCCTAAACcacaaaaaacattttatcattttgatCAACTTGGTCTTaacttaaaaatagtttattataaaGATATTGGGTCGATGGGTCAACCATTAATCCATCTAACCTATTTAATTTAATGGGTCATGAGTCAACCCAACCTATTTAATAAATGGGTTGGGTTGACCCATAACCCATTAACAGTAAAAccatttgggttttgggttgggttgacccatttgacccattttgacacccctacgCTTAAGTAACAAATTAGGAACTAGGGTTTTAAGGATTCGGTCGTAATTGCTCTAGAAGTGTACTTTGTTATATAATTATAGGGGTCATGTGATTTTGAAACATTGAAGCTTAGGGTTAAGGCCCATTAAACACATTGAGAAATGAGTTTAATACCCCATATCGTGGTTTAAAGTGATTTACTGTTTGCTATTGTTTAtgaattatgcattaaaatctGGTAAAATATCATTCCTACCAAACTAGGGACCGTGACCGGGGAATTAAACAAAAAGGATTGTGCCGCATGTCTATCCAAAAagaaatacatttattttaaaatgaaccgAACAAAGGGTAACGTATACATACGTAGGCTTTTATTAGAacgaaaacatcaaaaacaccttCAATAATAGCATTGAAGCCCTACGTTTAGCAAACagaaatacacacacacacatatatatatacatatatttatatcacaCAAAAAGATGTTTCTCGAGACGTGGACTGATCATAACCTCAAGAGGCGTTGCTTTAGGAATGGTCAAGCCAGGGCTCTCACTCATATCAACAGCCACATCCAAATCAGTATTCACGTCAAACGAATGAAGAAAACGAGCAAGACCTAGATGAAGCACTTGCATAGCCAAAGAAGACCCTGGACATGATCTTCTCCCCGAACCAAACGGGATCAGCTCAAAGTTCTGTCCTCTAACATCAAACTCTTTTGCTTCTCCTGTAAGAAACCTCTCTGGTCTGAACTCGTTTGGTTCTACCCAAACTTTCGGATCTCTTTGGATTTTCCATACGTTCACTATCAGTCTTGTGCCGCAAGCAACGTGGTAACCTGCGACTGTGCAATCTTCCATCGCCTCTCGAGGGCCTAAGAGAGGACCAGCTGGATATAGTCTCAATGTTTCTTTGATGATCGCTTGAAGATACACCAGATTTTCTATGTCTGAATCCTCGACGTTTCTGTCTGTGCCAACTTGGAGGTCTATCTCATCTTGCGCTTTCTTTAACATGTCTTTGTTGTTTAGAAGAAGAGCAATGGCCCATGTGAGAGTTGAAGCTGTAGTGTCACTTCCTCCAAGAATCAGTGCCTGACCATTCAAATTTGTAGCATTATATACATTAGAAGagataaaacaataaataaataacgcAAATCTTTTATATATCACAAAAGTATAATAATATAGCACATAAGAGGTCAAATCCACAAAATAATGTTCATTAGAAGATAAAATGACTACATTTATTCAAATCCCACCCCTTAATTACACACTAAACAGTACACTTATTAGTCACTAAATCATgaactcaaatataaaataaaaagttcttTAACTTctaataaatgatattttagaaaaatgtcTCTTTAATGTTACTTTTGGAACAAGAATATGTTTTATTGTTATAGTGttgtatttttacaaaaatttggGTAGTTAAAGGTATACCAGACAGGTAGATTTGATGCTAGTATTTGCATCATATTGCAGATGGGAGAGTTTGCCTTGTTCCGCAAGTGACAACATAACATCAATGAAGTCTGAATCGTTCTCTTTATTTCCTGAAACTTTTCGTTGTTGCCGATGGTTTTCGATCCATCTTTCGAGAATCACATCTAGTTCGCTACCCgttttcttcatctccttctcatGTCCTTGCAGATCAAACCACCCTAGAGTCGGAAAAGCATCGGACATTGTGAATATACCGATGAGGTGAAAGAACTTTGTGATGGCCTTTTGGCATTGCCTCGCCTCTTCGGTGTCTTCAGGGGTTGTTGAGCCACCGCCAAAGTATCGTTTTCCAGCCACCATTCTTACGATCATGTTCAGTGTCATGTCCTCTAACCACCTCTTTAGATCAACTATTATTGGTTCTGAACCACCTTTCTTGACCCACAAGGAATACAAATCTTTCACACCTGCATGCATGTGACACATCACATAGTATTACAATAACTTACAGGTATTCAACAATTGTTTAATATCCTTTGGGAAATATGATTATTAACAAAGTTTTATAAATAGATGCCAATTTTAGGTACAACcagatgaaacattctccttccctttcaaaatttaaagagctattatacatatgtcaaaTAGTTCATAAGTTatcgaaaattttattttaataaaagtaagttaaaattatttatcaccACTTAAATTTCAGATTCGGCTTGAtttttagatttgttttttagATATCTTGTTTTTAACTAAATCAAACTtttgacatattttttttattacccATTGAGATCTCTGAGACACGGACGTGCTTGAGCATCTGAAGCCGCCGGTTAGACAATAGCTCGACGGTTGCGATCTTACGCATCTCGCGCCAGAAAGAGCTGTAAGGTGCAAACCCGAAGACAGCATAGTTGTAGCCCATATGCTTTGCGGCGGCAGTCATAGGTCGTGAAGCCAAGGCTTTGTCGTTCACAGTGAAACACTCTTTAGCCACCTCAAAACTGCTCACAACAAATGCTTCATTGCTCCCAAGTCGTAACGACATGGCAGGACCGTAACGGTTAGCCATTTCTCCTAATGTTCGGTAGAGAAGTTGTTCCTTGCCACCGAGAAGGTGAAGATGGCCGATGATGGGCCACGCACCGCTTGGTTCGGGAGCTTTTGCatgttttggtttctttgttttcttgaaaAGAGCAATCAAAACGAAAACGAGGAGTGGAGATAATAAGGAGAATAAGAAAGCATCCATAGCGTTTTGATAGTGAAAAGAGATGTGTTTGGTGGGTTCTATGTTTCGAATGAtcatctctatatatatatgaactgtACAGTGAGATGCAAGTACGAGGCACCGAATGATCCTGCAAGATCCATGCATgaatttattttgttctatCAAATATCATATATCTATTGGTTACACGCAAGGAATTTCGAGTGATTACTTATTTAATGCATTATTTGTTGTTTCCCTAGTGAAGTGCATGTGTGGACCACGTCACcaaaattagaaatttaaagTTAAGTCAGTCATATCAGTGGGTTGGTAATGATTTTCAACTTGCAAAGTATAtagttatagaaaaatatacaaaaaaaaattgcaggATATTTTGAAACATTAATACATAACTAAGACAGGTCGGATTCGATGCCATGCGTGCTTTGGATAAGAGAATATACGCAGTACTAAAAAATTCAAAGAACATTAATTGTATTATATTCGAGTAGTGAAATGTTTTAATTCTTACTTAAAATGTAGATTCTTTAGATAAGCCGACAACATTTATGGTCTTAAACATCTACGTTTACTTTATCTTTTTACAAACTTTAAAAGACTACACAAACGCAAAATTGCGGTTTAGAATTAGAACCATTAATTATGATCCACCGAACAATCAGTGCTTTGGCTTACTCTGTGAGTGGTAGTGGCCTTATATATAGCCAATGTTTATAAACAAGCTCCATTCTCGTGACCACTGTGAATCACCGAACAATCAGTGCTTTTGGCTTACTTTGTGAATGGTGGTGGCCTTATTATGTATagccaatttttattttataaactagCTCCATTCTCGTGAAcagaactaaaaaaatatttctcttaAAGCGCATCTGTCTTACATGTTCTAATTTCTAAATAGAATATCTCAAAACCTTTCGTCATACAGGTTttgaaagaaatttaaaaaaatatcaaaaaataaaagtttcaaattaattttcttttttgaaaataaatatttttttgttttattattatattattgaagtatttatttatatttacatatctttaaaatatatgtataagaATCTTATGTATgtgtaataaattatttttttcttgtgtctTTTTAAGTCGAAAATcattatttagaaatttttaactCGCTGTCTGCCTCAGTGAGTTCAGAAGAATAACTGATCTGGGTGttcttatgatgatgatcagaTGAAGGTATGTTATTGTTTGCTAGCTTTTTTTGGAGCGTAAAGGTTATTGATTGCTGACTCTTTTTTTCTAGTCagtatctaaactattaaaactggagtataaataagaaataactccgactttttctaaatatttacaatGGATTGCCACTAGCCGAAACCGTGTTTAACACTTAAATCAAATCagctaaatttaatttaaaaattaactaaaCATTCCATATGTACCACACTTCAAACAAACCACCAGCTTTAATCAGATTGCTCAATGTAACAAAATCTTAGATACGTATGTCACGTATCTGCTGAAATCTATCTTCCAAATTATATTACATTTTTGAATATTGCTATCTATTATTCTTAGAAAAGTAATATTCTTAATCATATCAACCTTATCAAGCAACATCTaactataaaatagaaataataatataaggCATTCGCATGGAATATAGGTTGATATGTTTGACGGAGATATTTTGAGATAAGGTttgaatctatactattatttgcgaagtaaatttttgcaacggagctctcacgttaaaagtt
The sequence above is drawn from the Brassica napus cultivar Da-Ae chromosome A8, Da-Ae, whole genome shotgun sequence genome and encodes:
- the LOC106449600 gene encoding xanthotoxin 5-hydroxylase CYP82C4 encodes the protein MHGSCRIIRCLVLASHCTVHIYIEMIIRNIEPTKHISFHYQNAMDAFLFSLLSPLLVFVLIALFKKTKKPKHAKAPEPSGAWPIIGHLHLLGGKEQLLYRTLGEMANRYGPAMSLRLGSNEAFVVSSFEVAKECFTVNDKALASRPMTAAAKHMGYNYAVFGFAPYSSFWREMRKIATVELLSNRRLQMLKHVRVSEISMGVKDLYSLWVKKGGSEPIIVDLKRWLEDMTLNMIVRMVAGKRYFGGGSTTPEDTEEARQCQKAITKFFHLIGIFTMSDAFPTLGWFDLQGHEKEMKKTGSELDVILERWIENHRQQRKVSGNKENDSDFIDVMLSLAEQGKLSHLQYDANTSIKSTCLALILGGSDTTASTLTWAIALLLNNKDMLKKAQDEIDLQVGTDRNVEDSDIENLVYLQAIIKETLRLYPAGPLLGPREAMEDCTVAGYHVACGTRLIVNVWKIQRDPKVWVEPNEFRPERFLTGEAKEFDVRGQNFELIPFGSGRRSCPGSSLAMQVLHLGLARFLHSFDVNTDLDVAVDMSESPGLTIPKATPLEVMISPRLEKHLFV